A single region of the Chroococcidiopsis thermalis PCC 7203 genome encodes:
- a CDS encoding efflux RND transporter periplasmic adaptor subunit produces MPYKMNLSRIQREAFSGVFLSLLLLTPGAKVLAGAGHGGSEFQGGSNASQMTEPIPIDTSIAAQLGIKVEPVIKQRLATGIKATGQIETLPNRRVDVTTPVGGTVIKLLVNPGEQVKVGQAVAIMTSPDLAELRTSALDRQAEAIASVQQAQADLRLAQQNYAQQQKIAATDIQQAQTALNFSQERYDRDKELLDKRAIPRRQVWESETQLAVAKAALAKAQSRLQVSEAQAQLKRAQSGLEVARSRVALSNQTYQTRLRQLRATPNADGTITIMAPISGVVANREATIGESGQDAGKRIMTIVDGSGVFATANIYEKDSNQIRVGQTVRIKIDSLPNRTFRGRVAVIGSAIEGENRIVPVRTELDNPGGVLKPGMFAQLEILTARTPTAVLAVPSAAIVEAGGKDVVYVQKGNTYQPTEVTQGRTSDDSIEIKSGISASDRIVTQGAPLLYAQSLKGGGKEEGDSHGEESGSPSEEAKSPSSSPLPWWLILPLGGASLAGAFWVGSFWTKRRLRSNPISQVDSGVYETGVDLDGSKSNGSFPFEHGDEKPEASRNPHQ; encoded by the coding sequence ATGCCTTACAAAATGAACCTTTCTCGAATACAGCGGGAGGCATTTTCTGGAGTTTTCCTAAGCCTGCTGCTTCTAACCCCAGGTGCTAAAGTTCTTGCTGGCGCTGGGCATGGAGGCTCTGAGTTTCAGGGCGGTAGCAATGCAAGTCAAATGACCGAACCGATTCCAATTGATACTAGCATTGCAGCACAATTGGGAATTAAAGTAGAGCCTGTCATCAAACAGCGGCTGGCGACTGGTATTAAAGCCACAGGTCAGATTGAAACTTTGCCGAATCGTCGGGTGGACGTGACGACTCCGGTAGGGGGGACAGTAATCAAACTGTTAGTCAATCCAGGGGAACAGGTGAAAGTCGGTCAGGCGGTTGCCATTATGACTAGCCCAGACTTGGCAGAACTTCGCACCAGTGCTTTGGACAGACAGGCAGAGGCGATCGCCAGCGTACAGCAGGCACAAGCAGATTTAAGGCTGGCGCAACAAAATTACGCACAGCAGCAGAAGATAGCTGCTACTGACATTCAGCAAGCCCAGACTGCCCTAAATTTCTCACAGGAGAGGTATGACCGAGATAAGGAGTTACTAGATAAGCGTGCCATTCCCCGACGGCAGGTGTGGGAGTCTGAAACTCAACTAGCAGTTGCAAAAGCAGCCCTTGCCAAAGCCCAAAGCCGCTTGCAGGTTTCAGAGGCACAGGCACAACTAAAGCGCGCCCAGTCGGGACTGGAAGTAGCGCGATCGCGGGTAGCACTGAGCAATCAAACTTATCAAACCCGACTCCGGCAGTTGAGAGCTACCCCTAACGCGGATGGCACGATAACCATTATGGCTCCTATTTCTGGAGTTGTAGCGAACCGAGAAGCGACGATAGGTGAATCAGGACAGGATGCAGGCAAGAGGATCATGACGATTGTCGATGGCAGTGGAGTTTTCGCCACGGCAAATATTTACGAAAAAGATAGTAACCAAATCAGAGTTGGTCAAACAGTACGAATAAAAATTGACAGCTTGCCAAATCGTACATTTAGGGGACGGGTAGCAGTGATTGGTTCGGCGATCGAAGGGGAAAACCGCATTGTTCCAGTGAGAACAGAACTAGACAATCCAGGTGGCGTGCTGAAGCCAGGTATGTTTGCTCAGTTAGAGATTTTGACCGCTCGCACTCCGACAGCAGTACTGGCGGTTCCCAGTGCGGCGATCGTGGAAGCGGGCGGCAAAGATGTTGTCTACGTCCAAAAAGGTAATACTTATCAGCCTACTGAAGTGACACAGGGTCGCACCTCTGACGATTCGATCGAAATAAAAAGTGGAATCTCTGCTAGCGATCGCATTGTTACTCAGGGTGCGCCCCTCCTCTATGCCCAATCTCTAAAAGGTGGTGGCAAGGAAGAAGGAGACTCCCACGGTGAAGAATCAGGCTCCCCTAGTGAAGAGGCAAAATCCCCAAGCTCCTCTCCTTTACCCTGGTGGCTCATCCTACCCTTGGGTGGGGCAAGCCTGGCTGGAGCTTTCTGGGTGGGTTCATTCTGGACAAAGCGTCGTCTTCGGTCTAACCCGATTTCCCAGGTTGATTCAGGTGTTTACGAAACTGGAGTCGATCTAGATGGCTCCAAATCAAATGGCTCATTTCCCTTTGAGCATGGAGATGAGAAACCTGAAGCAAGCCGAAATCCCCATCAATAG
- a CDS encoding iron uptake porin yields MAKSLWYALRLSPVILGATLFVANSTQAAEAPVTDLTLKSSRSSVTAVNLRNTTTSDFKEVAAFPASEVEPEKKVGDTLESETQVRTSGELGESTRNQLSDSVPAIDVLAQVTSVSQLSDVQPTDWAFQALQSLVERYGCIAGYPDGTYRGNRSLTRYEFAAGLNACLDRVNELIATATADMVNREDLATLQRLQEEFSAELATLRGRVDALEARTSELEANQFSTTTTLSGEIVVAAADVFGDERAVRSGEAEGSRGDLDINTILADRARLSFNTSFTGKDLLRTRLQARNITPFTRTGTPGASGDTGTAMTRLSFDGSDSNDVVIDDFFYRFPVGDIAEVKVDFANSDFFENMYNFNPVLEGSGNGAISNFGRFNPIYRQQGTVGSALTVNINPKGRIGLSLGYKAPNSNNPGNSFGLFNGDYAAIAQLAFRPSDALNLGLTYAHSYDNAVTDSVTTNNSISVSGGTGSNFANNPFDNAATSANHYAAQANLKLGERITISGWGGYTVALNENSPSQSADIWNWAATLAIQDLGKEGSVLGLIFGQPPRAASNDFGGRRDRDTSYHAELLYRFPITDNIEVTPGAIVIFNPEHNNDNSNIYVGTIRTTFKF; encoded by the coding sequence ATGGCGAAATCTTTATGGTATGCTCTACGGTTGAGTCCAGTAATTCTGGGTGCCACCCTGTTTGTGGCGAATAGTACTCAAGCTGCTGAAGCACCAGTGACAGACTTGACGTTAAAATCCTCAAGATCTTCTGTTACTGCTGTAAACCTTAGAAATACTACCACATCAGATTTTAAGGAAGTTGCAGCTTTTCCTGCATCTGAAGTTGAACCAGAAAAAAAGGTAGGAGACACTCTAGAGAGCGAAACACAAGTACGAACTTCTGGCGAACTAGGTGAAAGCACTAGAAACCAACTTAGTGACAGTGTTCCAGCTATCGATGTGCTGGCTCAAGTTACCTCCGTATCTCAACTATCCGACGTTCAACCTACTGACTGGGCTTTTCAAGCCTTACAGTCCTTAGTCGAGCGTTACGGTTGTATTGCTGGTTATCCTGACGGAACTTATCGCGGCAACCGCTCCTTAACTCGTTATGAATTTGCTGCTGGTTTGAATGCCTGCTTGGACAGAGTTAACGAACTGATTGCTACCGCTACTGCTGATATGGTCAACAGAGAAGACCTGGCAACTCTACAGCGGTTGCAGGAAGAATTTTCAGCGGAACTAGCTACCCTGCGCGGTCGCGTCGATGCTTTAGAAGCTCGGACATCTGAATTAGAAGCAAATCAATTTTCGACTACCACCACACTATCTGGAGAAATAGTCGTTGCCGCAGCAGATGTCTTTGGTGATGAGCGAGCTGTTCGTAGCGGTGAGGCAGAAGGTTCTAGAGGAGATTTGGACATCAATACTATCTTGGCTGACCGCGCTCGTCTTAGTTTTAACACCAGTTTTACTGGAAAAGATTTACTGAGAACTCGGCTGCAAGCCCGCAATATCACTCCGTTTACGCGCACGGGAACTCCTGGTGCTTCAGGCGATACGGGTACTGCTATGACACGCCTATCGTTCGATGGTAGTGATAGCAATGATGTTGTCATCGATGACTTTTTCTATCGTTTTCCAGTGGGTGACATTGCTGAAGTCAAAGTTGACTTTGCCAACTCTGACTTCTTTGAAAATATGTACAATTTCAACCCCGTGCTTGAAGGCAGTGGTAACGGAGCCATCTCTAACTTTGGACGCTTTAACCCGATTTATCGCCAGCAGGGTACAGTGGGTTCCGCTTTAACAGTCAACATTAACCCCAAAGGTCGTATCGGTCTGTCTCTCGGCTATAAAGCACCGAATTCTAATAATCCTGGTAACAGTTTTGGACTGTTCAACGGAGATTATGCGGCGATCGCTCAACTAGCTTTTCGTCCCTCGGATGCCTTAAATTTAGGACTGACCTACGCTCACAGCTATGACAATGCCGTGACCGATAGCGTTACTACTAACAACAGTATCAGTGTTTCGGGAGGTACTGGCAGTAACTTTGCCAATAACCCCTTCGATAATGCCGCAACGTCAGCCAATCACTATGCCGCCCAAGCTAACCTCAAGCTAGGTGAAAGAATCACAATTTCGGGTTGGGGCGGTTACACTGTTGCCCTGAATGAAAACAGCCCTTCTCAGTCTGCTGACATTTGGAACTGGGCGGCAACCTTAGCCATACAAGATTTGGGTAAAGAAGGCAGCGTACTCGGTCTGATCTTTGGTCAGCCACCCAGAGCAGCTAGTAATGATTTTGGCGGTCGTCGCGATCGCGATACTTCCTATCACGCGGAATTACTCTATCGCTTTCCTATTACCGATAATATTGAGGTCACTCCTGGCGCGATTGTAATTTTCAACCCCGAACACAACAATGACAACAGCAACATTTATGTTGGAACTATACGAACGACCTTCAAGTTTTAA
- a CDS encoding TolC family protein: protein MFSARFVVFTIVSAIFSSTQTLSAIAQSKPISPTVSKSQTVQPPDSLNPNPNPLDLPTSPEQVRSQQAQPITLQQAIALARKNNRDLQIARQTLQRSQAALRQVQAAQLPTLNTQAEIANERTARETLDDLKYLNEKSSPANVLSGTIEVGYDIFTAGRRPARIRSAQEQVRLDRLEVERLSEQTRLDVTNIYYDLQETDEQVRIAQAAATNARRSLQDATSLEEGGLGTGFDVVRARVQLGNAEQELIDAQSQQDIARRRLVELLSLSETVDVSAADPVRQAGRWTLSLEDSILLAYKNRVELQQQLAQRRIAQQQRRIALADVRPQVSLFANYQVLDDFNDEFSLKDGYAAGARLRWNFFDAGAARFGAAQEDANRAIAETRFAQTRNQIRFQVEQAYKNLQANTRSIQTATVAMQQAQEGLEIARVRFQGGAGTQLDVIAAENDLTRADVNRLNAILNYNRALATLQRAVSNLSKSKSTNSSE, encoded by the coding sequence ATGTTTAGTGCTCGTTTTGTGGTATTTACGATTGTCAGTGCAATCTTTAGTTCTACTCAGACTCTATCCGCGATCGCCCAATCCAAACCAATTTCTCCAACTGTCTCAAAAAGCCAGACTGTCCAACCGCCGGACTCGCTCAATCCAAATCCGAATCCGCTCGACCTGCCAACTAGTCCAGAACAAGTTCGATCCCAACAGGCACAGCCAATTACTTTGCAGCAGGCGATCGCGTTGGCACGAAAGAACAATCGGGATCTCCAGATAGCAAGACAAACCTTGCAGCGCAGTCAAGCTGCTTTAAGACAAGTGCAGGCAGCTCAATTACCCACATTAAACACTCAAGCAGAAATTGCCAATGAACGGACTGCCAGAGAGACTCTTGACGACTTGAAATATCTAAATGAAAAATCTTCTCCTGCTAACGTTCTCAGCGGTACCATAGAAGTTGGTTACGACATCTTTACTGCTGGTAGAAGACCTGCGAGAATTAGATCTGCCCAAGAGCAAGTACGTCTCGATCGACTAGAGGTAGAGCGACTGAGCGAGCAAACTCGCCTTGATGTCACAAATATCTACTACGATCTACAAGAAACCGACGAACAGGTACGAATTGCCCAGGCTGCTGCTACTAATGCCCGCAGGAGTTTACAAGATGCTACCTCATTGGAAGAAGGCGGTTTGGGGACTGGATTTGATGTCGTGCGTGCCAGAGTGCAGCTTGGCAATGCAGAGCAGGAACTGATCGACGCTCAAAGCCAGCAAGATATTGCCCGTCGTCGATTAGTGGAATTGTTGAGTTTGAGCGAGACAGTAGATGTAAGTGCTGCCGATCCAGTGCGGCAAGCAGGCAGATGGACGCTATCGCTTGAAGACAGTATTTTGCTGGCGTATAAAAACAGAGTAGAGCTGCAACAACAGCTAGCGCAACGGAGAATTGCCCAGCAGCAAAGACGAATTGCTCTAGCTGATGTAAGACCGCAGGTTAGTCTGTTTGCCAATTATCAGGTATTGGATGACTTTAATGACGAATTTAGTTTGAAAGATGGATATGCAGCAGGAGCCAGGCTGCGCTGGAATTTCTTTGATGCCGGAGCTGCTAGATTTGGTGCGGCACAGGAGGATGCCAACCGAGCGATCGCGGAAACCCGTTTCGCTCAAACTCGCAATCAAATTCGTTTTCAGGTGGAGCAGGCATATAAAAACCTCCAGGCAAATACTCGCAGCATTCAAACTGCCACTGTTGCAATGCAACAGGCTCAAGAGGGTTTAGAAATTGCCCGCGTGCGCTTTCAGGGAGGAGCTGGTACTCAATTGGACGTAATTGCTGCCGAAAACGACCTGACACGAGCGGATGTGAATCGGCTGAATGCAATTTTAAATTATAACCGCGCTCTGGCAACGCTACAACGCGCCGTTAGTAATCTTTCTAAAAGTAAATCTACCAACTCTTCTGAGTAA
- the rppA gene encoding two-component system response regulator RppA: protein MRILLVEDEPDLGDAIRQRLKQERYVVDWVLDGDEAWMYLETYWAEYTLAIFDWLLPGLSGLELCRRLRLRNNSMPILILTAKCDLSDRVTGLDAGADDYLVKPFGMAELLARLRALQRRSPQIQPQQLQVGDLILDYGTHTVCLQEQSGDRQFLLLTPKEFQLLECFMKRPNQVIGGEQIVKLIWAASTEPTSNVLAAQIRLLRRKLAEIGSSCSIETLYGMGYRFNIILAPE, encoded by the coding sequence ATGCGAATTCTATTAGTGGAGGATGAGCCGGATTTAGGTGATGCAATCAGGCAAAGGTTAAAGCAAGAGCGGTACGTTGTTGATTGGGTTTTAGATGGCGATGAAGCTTGGATGTATCTAGAAACCTACTGGGCAGAATATACACTAGCTATCTTCGACTGGTTACTGCCAGGGTTATCAGGCTTAGAACTGTGTCGGCGGCTGCGGCTGCGGAATAATTCGATGCCAATTTTAATCCTAACAGCTAAATGCGATCTTAGCGATCGAGTGACTGGGCTAGATGCAGGAGCTGATGATTATCTGGTGAAACCGTTTGGCATGGCAGAACTGCTGGCACGGTTGCGGGCATTGCAGCGCAGATCGCCTCAAATCCAACCCCAGCAACTTCAGGTCGGCGATCTCATCTTAGATTACGGCACTCACACTGTCTGTCTTCAGGAGCAAAGCGGTGACAGGCAGTTTCTTTTACTGACACCAAAAGAATTTCAACTGCTAGAATGTTTCATGAAGCGCCCTAACCAGGTGATCGGCGGCGAGCAAATTGTCAAGCTCATTTGGGCGGCAAGTACAGAACCAACTAGTAACGTTCTAGCAGCCCAAATCCGTCTGCTACGGCGCAAACTGGCAGAAATTGGCAGTAGTTGCTCGATTGAAACTCTCTATGGCATGGGATATCGTTTTAACATCATCCTCGCTCCAGAATAG
- the c2c8 gene encoding type V CRISPR-associated protein C2c8 — protein sequence MRTVEFKLSLNRYQQAKVDSWLAIQRWIWNQGLHLLEEFNSFSTWDKVSQTWVPCCPIPWTYYRDSVGQLIAFTRIAKKKPYRMSCPIPQVYPKPVLESPTFFGLLYYFAQKNHSDKPWFCDVPCRFVAGTLKSLADAWTAYKSGKRQRPRYKQYKDKFRTLINNNAKPIKISGKRITLPKLGKVTVKTLDRRWLKSVPIVTLKIVKEPSGYYLQLSGCFPVNKEKPTNKAVGVSLGYSHLTTDGEKVVEPPNFYRKMEKQLVQLQRQLCRQQKTCPISTYNPSLGEHFLSCPIDPGKGANRAKTQRKISRLYEKIRRSRLATNHKISTYLVREYDAIAIVKPEIKRITRKPIAIVNKLGEFEHNGANHKAEFSKGLLDNSLGQLAGLIKQKASVQGRELISVSPKDLPDELKQCTEKRREQLQWSRAVYSTNFSRRYRAWEWELTPGESTETLNQEPPQGGLSCDAGTTSNFILESIGLCGVGDIPETIPLLQNQSEANSSY from the coding sequence ATGCGGACTGTCGAATTCAAGTTAAGCCTCAATCGTTACCAACAGGCAAAAGTCGATAGCTGGCTAGCCATTCAGCGATGGATTTGGAATCAAGGATTACACTTGTTAGAGGAATTTAACAGCTTTAGTACATGGGATAAAGTTTCCCAGACTTGGGTTCCCTGTTGTCCCATTCCCTGGACATATTACCGAGACTCTGTTGGGCAACTTATTGCTTTCACTCGGATAGCCAAAAAGAAACCGTACCGAATGAGCTGCCCTATACCCCAGGTTTATCCCAAACCTGTGTTAGAGTCACCCACTTTCTTTGGACTCCTCTACTACTTTGCTCAAAAGAACCATTCGGATAAGCCCTGGTTTTGCGACGTTCCTTGTAGATTTGTTGCCGGTACTTTGAAATCTCTGGCTGACGCATGGACTGCTTATAAATCAGGTAAACGCCAACGTCCTCGTTACAAGCAGTATAAGGATAAATTTAGAACCCTGATAAATAATAATGCTAAGCCTATTAAGATTTCTGGGAAGCGAATTACATTACCAAAGCTAGGAAAGGTAACGGTTAAAACTCTCGATCGACGTTGGTTAAAATCAGTACCCATCGTTACTCTAAAAATAGTCAAAGAGCCTTCAGGTTATTACTTACAGTTATCAGGTTGTTTTCCAGTCAACAAAGAAAAGCCCACCAATAAAGCAGTAGGCGTATCACTAGGCTATTCGCACCTTACTACTGATGGTGAAAAAGTAGTGGAACCGCCAAACTTTTACCGTAAGATGGAGAAACAATTGGTGCAACTCCAACGCCAGCTCTGTCGCCAACAAAAAACTTGTCCAATTTCTACTTATAACCCTAGCTTAGGAGAGCATTTTCTCAGTTGTCCTATCGATCCTGGCAAAGGAGCAAACCGAGCTAAGACCCAGCGGAAGATATCTCGATTGTATGAGAAAATTCGCCGTAGTCGTCTTGCCACTAATCACAAAATTTCAACATACTTAGTGCGAGAATACGACGCGATTGCGATAGTCAAGCCCGAAATTAAGAGAATTACTCGTAAACCTATAGCAATTGTGAATAAATTAGGAGAATTTGAACACAATGGTGCAAACCACAAAGCAGAGTTCAGTAAAGGCTTGCTGGACAATAGCTTGGGTCAGCTCGCTGGTCTAATCAAACAAAAGGCTTCAGTACAAGGGCGAGAGTTAATTTCGGTCAGCCCTAAAGACTTACCTGATGAACTGAAGCAATGTACTGAGAAGCGTCGCGAGCAATTGCAGTGGTCGCGCGCTGTCTATTCAACAAACTTCTCTAGAAGGTACCGCGCTTGGGAGTGGGAACTAACGCCTGGGGAGTCCACTGAGACGTTGAACCAGGAACCACCGCAGGGTGGACTTTCCTGCGATGCAGGGACAACCTCCAACTTTATCTTAGAAAGTATCGGTCTTTGTGGAGTAGGGGATATTCCTGAAACAATCCCGTTGCTTCAAAATCAGTCCGAGGCTAACTCTAGTTATTAG
- a CDS encoding efflux RND transporter permease subunit translates to MLNSIVKWSIAQRWLVVIAWIIVAVWSLQLLLQMPLDVFPTFAPPQVEILTEAPGFAPEEVESLVTLPIESAINGTPGVESVRSSSGVGLSLVRVVFNWSTDIYKARQLVTERVQQAQGKLPEGIERPELAPVSSPIGTILKIAFTADTTPMMDVQRIVNWQVRNRLLAVPGVTQITVWGGDVRQYQVLVDPAKLRAFNVTLAEVTKAVEEANVNAPGGFLIDPDREFLIRGTGRLQSIDQLKKAVVTERDSVPVLLDNVANVQIGAELKRGDASFNGKKAVLLVVNKQPAADTVTVTKAVEAALEEIKPSLPKDVKITTTYDQESFIEASVKNVEEALRDGVIIVSVVLILFLMNWRTVVISLSALPLSLLLGMAVLKLTGDGINTMTLGGLVVAIGSVVDDAIVGMENVYRRLRENQQEGNPVPPLQVVFDASVEVRVSILLASVIIVIVFAPIFFLEGVEGRIFTPMGVAYLLSIIASTVVALSLTPALCALMLVNRQLREEETWISRLSARLYRPALLFSLHRPKLVLLTAITAFVASMVILSGVGQVFLPEFQEPSLVVAMNLYPGVSLDTTNRAGAVLENKFKDDPRFTALQLRPGRAPGDTEGAGVNFAELDVELSEEGMKDREATIEALRTEFEKLPGVAANVGGFLSHRIDEILSGVRSAIAVKVFGPDLEQLRTLGGQIQSVMSSVPGVVDLQLEPQVPVKQVQIEFDRDAAARYGLTVGQISETLETALNGRVVSQVLEQQQVFDLLVWLEPKARRDLQTIRELLIDTPEGRKIPLAQAAKVDYGTGANTINRESVSRRILVSSNVDGRDLGSVIQEIRDKVKREVTLPPGYFIEYGGQFESQERATQTLLAIGALALAVIAILIYFSVGSIPATVMIMLNLPLAMIGGVFTLALSGGILSVASMVGFITLFGVAIRNGLLLVDNYNHRLAAGVPLHDVLIEGSMERLIAILMTALSSAFGMLPLAFGSGSGKELLQPLAVVVLGGMFTSTALTLLVIPALYAQFGKFVLPKKVSNAARSRVAEQLSA, encoded by the coding sequence ATGCTGAATTCCATTGTTAAATGGTCAATTGCCCAACGCTGGCTAGTCGTCATTGCTTGGATTATTGTGGCTGTGTGGAGCTTGCAGTTGCTGCTCCAAATGCCCCTGGACGTATTTCCCACCTTTGCACCGCCGCAGGTAGAAATTCTTACGGAAGCCCCTGGCTTTGCACCAGAAGAAGTGGAGTCTTTAGTAACTCTCCCGATTGAGAGCGCCATTAATGGTACTCCAGGAGTAGAATCCGTTCGTTCCTCTTCTGGAGTTGGATTATCTCTAGTGCGAGTTGTATTTAACTGGAGTACGGATATTTATAAAGCTAGACAATTAGTGACTGAGCGGGTACAGCAGGCGCAGGGTAAATTACCGGAAGGTATAGAGCGTCCCGAACTTGCTCCTGTCAGTTCGCCCATTGGCACCATTCTCAAAATTGCCTTCACTGCTGATACTACACCGATGATGGACGTACAGCGGATTGTGAACTGGCAAGTCAGAAACCGCCTGCTGGCGGTACCAGGGGTGACTCAAATTACCGTTTGGGGCGGCGATGTCCGCCAATACCAAGTGCTGGTTGACCCTGCCAAGCTAAGGGCGTTTAACGTCACCCTGGCAGAAGTTACTAAAGCAGTTGAAGAGGCAAATGTCAATGCTCCAGGTGGGTTTTTGATCGATCCAGACCGAGAATTTTTGATTCGGGGGACTGGTCGCTTGCAATCGATCGATCAGTTGAAGAAAGCGGTAGTGACGGAGCGCGATAGTGTTCCCGTGCTGCTCGATAACGTTGCCAACGTGCAGATTGGGGCGGAGTTAAAGCGGGGAGATGCAAGCTTTAATGGAAAAAAAGCAGTTCTTCTTGTGGTAAACAAGCAGCCAGCGGCTGATACAGTTACCGTGACAAAAGCCGTGGAAGCCGCGTTGGAAGAAATTAAACCTAGTTTGCCCAAGGATGTAAAAATTACTACAACCTACGACCAAGAGAGCTTTATCGAAGCTTCCGTCAAAAACGTGGAAGAGGCGTTGCGGGATGGCGTGATTATCGTCTCAGTCGTCCTGATTTTGTTTTTGATGAACTGGCGTACGGTGGTAATCAGCCTGAGCGCCCTGCCCTTATCTCTCCTATTAGGGATGGCAGTTCTGAAATTGACAGGGGATGGGATCAATACTATGACACTAGGGGGGCTGGTGGTTGCCATCGGCTCAGTAGTGGACGATGCGATTGTAGGTATGGAAAATGTCTACCGTCGCCTGCGGGAAAATCAACAAGAGGGGAATCCCGTACCGCCACTACAAGTAGTCTTTGACGCATCGGTGGAGGTGCGCGTTAGTATTTTGCTGGCATCAGTGATTATTGTGATAGTTTTCGCTCCGATCTTCTTTCTAGAAGGCGTGGAAGGGCGAATTTTTACCCCAATGGGAGTGGCTTATCTGCTGTCAATTATTGCCTCGACGGTGGTAGCACTCTCCTTGACCCCAGCCCTTTGTGCCTTAATGCTAGTAAATCGGCAGTTACGTGAAGAAGAAACCTGGATCTCGCGTTTGTCTGCCCGCTTGTATCGTCCGGCGCTGCTGTTCTCTTTGCATCGCCCTAAATTGGTTCTATTGACGGCAATAACTGCTTTTGTAGCCTCTATGGTTATTCTAAGCGGAGTGGGACAGGTGTTTCTGCCGGAGTTTCAAGAACCTTCACTGGTGGTGGCGATGAATCTTTATCCAGGCGTGTCATTGGATACGACAAATCGCGCTGGTGCAGTGCTGGAGAATAAATTTAAAGACGACCCCAGATTTACAGCACTCCAGCTGCGTCCGGGTCGCGCGCCAGGAGACACCGAAGGGGCAGGGGTAAACTTTGCAGAATTGGATGTGGAGCTAAGCGAAGAGGGCATGAAAGATCGAGAGGCAACGATTGAAGCCCTGCGAACTGAATTTGAAAAACTTCCTGGTGTAGCTGCTAATGTCGGTGGCTTTTTATCTCACCGGATTGATGAAATTCTCTCTGGAGTGCGATCGGCGATCGCCGTTAAGGTTTTTGGACCAGATCTAGAACAACTGCGGACGCTGGGAGGACAAATCCAATCAGTGATGAGTAGCGTGCCAGGTGTCGTCGATCTGCAACTGGAACCCCAAGTTCCTGTCAAACAGGTTCAGATCGAGTTCGACCGAGATGCCGCTGCTAGGTACGGCTTGACGGTAGGGCAAATTTCTGAAACGCTGGAAACTGCCTTAAATGGACGGGTTGTCTCTCAGGTTCTCGAACAGCAGCAGGTGTTTGATTTGCTAGTGTGGCTGGAGCCAAAGGCGCGACGAGATCTGCAAACGATTCGAGAGCTACTGATCGATACCCCTGAAGGTCGAAAGATCCCTTTGGCACAGGCAGCAAAAGTCGATTATGGTACGGGAGCTAACACGATTAACCGAGAAAGTGTTTCTCGCCGAATTCTTGTTTCTTCTAATGTGGACGGTCGAGACCTCGGTTCCGTAATTCAGGAAATTCGTGACAAGGTTAAGCGGGAAGTGACACTACCACCTGGCTATTTCATTGAGTATGGCGGTCAATTTGAGTCGCAAGAGCGCGCCACACAAACCTTACTGGCGATCGGCGCTTTGGCGCTAGCGGTCATTGCAATATTAATCTATTTCTCGGTTGGTTCCATTCCTGCTACGGTGATGATTATGCTCAACCTACCCTTGGCGATGATTGGGGGTGTGTTCACTCTAGCACTGAGCGGTGGCATTCTATCCGTAGCCTCAATGGTGGGGTTCATCACGCTTTTCGGTGTTGCCATCCGTAACGGACTGTTGTTGGTTGACAACTACAACCACCGACTGGCAGCCGGAGTCCCACTGCACGACGTGCTGATCGAGGGGTCAATGGAGCGCCTAATCGCTATTTTAATGACCGCTCTATCGTCTGCTTTTGGTATGCTGCCACTGGCGTTTGGCTCTGGTTCGGGTAAGGAATTGCTACAACCCCTAGCAGTAGTTGTTTTGGGTGGTATGTTTACCTCAACCGCTCTGACGCTGCTGGTGATTCCAGCCTTATACGCGCAGTTCGGTAAATTTGTTCTCCCCAAGAAAGTTTCTAACGCTGCTCGATCGCGGGTAGCAGAACAATTGAGCGCGTGA
- a CDS encoding DUF2808 domain-containing protein, translated as MLEALIYAATFSLTVATAVPAAYGSSVIAPAKVPRIVSSVQFPQSRWKIVRHTFRLQIPQESKPLSQLTISVPAGLTVKNKSKIGVFDQSGRQVDTNVSVDGNKVTLAFPTPVNPGTELKIAMRDVKISGVTNAWLYKVHARLVGINADLPIGFARFRFYR; from the coding sequence ATGCTCGAAGCCCTAATTTATGCTGCTACGTTTAGTTTGACAGTCGCAACAGCGGTTCCAGCTGCTTACGGAAGTTCCGTAATAGCTCCTGCAAAGGTTCCACGTATTGTTAGCTCTGTCCAATTTCCTCAAAGCAGATGGAAAATTGTTAGACACACTTTTCGTTTGCAGATCCCTCAAGAGAGTAAACCTCTCTCCCAGTTAACGATTAGCGTCCCCGCTGGTTTGACTGTCAAAAACAAAAGTAAGATTGGTGTGTTTGACCAATCTGGTCGCCAAGTTGATACAAATGTTTCTGTTGATGGTAACAAAGTCACATTAGCATTTCCTACACCTGTCAATCCTGGAACTGAACTCAAAATTGCTATGAGAGATGTAAAAATTTCAGGCGTTACCAATGCTTGGTTATACAAGGTTCATGCTAGACTCGTTGGCATTAATGCAGATCTACCCATCGGGTTTGCTCGCTTTCGGTTTTACCGATGA